A section of the Phaseolus vulgaris cultivar G19833 chromosome 8, P. vulgaris v2.0, whole genome shotgun sequence genome encodes:
- the LOC137826809 gene encoding LOB domain-containing protein 15-like isoform X1 has protein sequence MKQNLSPSQHTLIKKIKRHVWTSRDRLDEITKIRAEVEASSQMGRKHFYGPIPGITLNTVTPCAACKLLRRRCAEECPFSPYFSPHEPQKFVAVHKVFGASNVSKMLLEVPEGQRADAANSLVYEANLRLRDPVYGCMGAISALQQQVQSLQAELNAIREEILKYKYREAASLISSNHAALVSSADAISAAIPANSQPQGLSQLPPPPLPKQLPAPPLKPLPSPSVILSSFSSSSTSSVYTPKSSMSLGSISTTENVPYFV, from the exons ATGAAACAAAATCTTTCTCCCTCTCAACACACTTTGATCAAGAAAATCAAAAGGCATGTTTGGACATCAAGAGATAG ATTAGATGAGATAACAAAAATCAGAGCAGAGGTAGAAGCATCTTCTCAAATGGGAAGGAAGCATTTCTATGGTCCAATTCCTGGGATAACCTTAAACACAGTAACCCCTTGTGCTGCATGCAAGCTTCTGAGAAGAAGGTGTGCTGAAGAATGCCCTTTCTCTCCTTATTTTTCACCACACGAGCCTCAAAAGTTTGTAGCCGTTCACAAAGTGTTTGGTGCAAGCAATGTCTCCAAGATGCTTCTG GAGGTTCCAGAGGGCCAAAGAGCTGATGCAGCAAATAGCCTTGTTTACGAAGCTAACCTGAGGCTAAGAGATCCTGTATACGGATGCATGGGTGCAATATCAGCTTTGCAGCAACAAGTTCAATCTTTACAAGCAGAACTAAATGCAATAAGGGAAGAGATACTAAAATACAAATATAGAGAAGCTGCGAGTCTCATTTCTTCTAATCATGCAGCTTTGGTTTCTTCAGCTGATGCAATATCAGCAGCAATTCCCGCAAACTCACAACCACAAGGTCTTTCtcaacttcctcctcctcctctacCAAAACAATTGCCTGCTCCTCCACTAAAACCATTGCCTTCTCCTTCTGTTATCCTTTCATCCTTCTCTTCATCTTCAACTTCTTCTGTGTACACTCCTAAAAGCTCAATGAGCCTTGGATCCATTTCCACCACTGAAAATGTCCCATACTTTGTTTAG
- the LOC137825851 gene encoding U-box domain-containing protein 4-like: protein MEISLLKVLSDAISSFLHLSFSEKMKLEPVSKYYQKAEKMLKLLKPIIDTTDFSDIASNEVLRKLFEELCPAVDELRELILNWHPLSSKFYFVNQVDLLVSTIQALGVSILQQLKDSPQCLPDNLGNETSSTIKKAILEQLEGVGPSLEVLENIADHLGLRSNQEVLIEAVSLEKLKEKAEQIENTSEVEYIDKMISVVNRMHEHLVMLKQAQSSIPVPVPADFCCPLSLELMTDPVIVASGQTYERAFIKNWIDLGLTICPKTRQTLVHTNLIPNYTVKALIANWCETHDVKLPDPIKYKNLNQPSPFHGSMESGLIKNSPAITSGEPHQERTSTLHHSSNPGGSLNGTVHEPYADLERISHTGSDDGSASSHEGSVDSVGESLTSPSRNALSSEQSQADIRTTDINNTLLSTSSVHSRDAFGELNAGQDAIPLPTRHRESEFSSQLAVPRSRSQTIWQRSSEWLVPRVVSIETRAALSAAETQVQKLVEQLKIDSLDAKREATSELRLLAKHNMDNRIVISNCGAISLLVDLLQSTDSMIQENSVTALLNLSINDNNKAAIANAGAIEPLIHVLKTGSSEAKENSAATLFSLSVTEENKIRIGRSGAIRPLVDLLGNGSPRGKKDAATALFNLSIFHENKDRIVQAGAVKHLVELMDPAAGMVDKAVAVLANLATIPEGKAAIGDEGGIPVLVEVIELGSVRGKENAAAALLHLCSYNHRYLNKVLQEGAVPPLVALSQSGTPRAKEKALALLNQFRSQRHGGGGRA, encoded by the exons ATGGAGATATCTTTGTTGAAGGTTCTATCTGATGCAATATCCTCATTTTTGCATTTATCATTTTCTGAAAAGATGAAGTTAGAACCTGTATCAAAATATTATCAAAAGGCAGAGAAGATGCTTAAGCTGTTGAAGCCAATTATTGATACTACTGATTTTTCAGATATAGCTTCTAATGAAGTGCTTAGGAAACTATTTGAGGAACTTTGTCCGGCAGTTGATGAGTTGAGGGAGCTTATTCTGAACTGGCATCCATTATCTAGCAAGTTTTACTTT GTTAATCAAGTTGATCTCTTAGTATCAACAATTCAGGCCTTGGGTGTCAGCATTTTACAACAGCTGAAGGATTCGCCACAATGTCTCCCTGATAATTTGGGAAATGAAACATCATCAACCATTAAAAAAGCTATTTTGGAACAACTGGAAGGTGTAGGACCAAGTTTGGAGGTCTTGGAAAACATTGCTGACCACCTGGGTCTAAGGTCTAATCAAGAGGTCCTGATTGAGGCTGTATCCCTTGAAAAGTTGAAGGAGAAGGCTGAACAAATTGAAAACACTTCAGAAGTtgaatatattgataaaatgaTATCAGTTGTGAATCGAATGCATGAGCATCTTGTTATGCTTAAGCAAGCTCAGAGTTCTATCCCAGTGCCGGTACCTGCTGATTTTTGCTGTCCTCTCTCTTTGGAATTGATGACAGATCCGGTCATTGTGGCATCTGGACAAACATATGAGCGGGCTTTCATCAAGAACTGGATTGACCTAGGTCTTACTATTTGTCCAAAGACACGTCAGACTCTGGTGCACACCAATCTAATACCTAACTACACTGTAAAAGCATTAATTGCTAACTGGTGTGAAACACATGATGTGAAGCTCCCTGATCCCATTAAGTACAAAAACTTAAATCAACCATCTCCCTTTCATGGATCTATGGAGTCTGGTTTGATCAAGAATTCACCTGCTATAACTAGTGGTGAACCCCACCAAGAACGAACATCAACATTGCATCACTCTTCTAATCCAGGTGGTTCTTTAAATGGCACGGTTCATGAGCCATATGCGGATCTTGAAAGAATATCACACACAGGTTCAGATGATGGATCTGCCAGCTCACATGAAGGGAGCGTCGATTCAGTTGGTGAATCATTAACATCCCCATCCAGAAATGCCTTGAGCTCAGAACAATCTCAAGCTGATATTAGAACTACTGATATCAACAATACCCTGCTGTCAACCAGTTCAGTCCACAGTCGGGATGCTTTTGGTGAATTGAATGCAGGGCAAGATGCTATTCCCTTGCCAACTCGGCATAGAGAATCTGAGTTTTCATCCCAATTAGCAGTGCCAAGGTCTCGAAGCCAAACTATATGGCAACGGTCATCCGAGTGGCTTGTTCCTAGGGTAGTGTCTATTGAAACAAGAGCTGCTCTTTCTGCTGCTGAAACCCAGGTTCAGAAATTAGTGGAGCAGCTAAAGATTGATTCTCTTGATGCTAAGAGAGAGGCAACATCTGAACTTCGCCTTCTTGCTAAGCACAATATGGATAACCGAATTGTGATTTCAAATTGTGGAGCGATTAGCCTATTAGTTGATTTACTGCAATCAACTGATTCTATGATCCAGGAAAATTCTGTTACAGCACTCCTTAACTTATCAATCAATGATAACAACAAGGCTGCTATTGCAAATGCTGGTGCAATTGAACCTTTGATTCATGTACTTAAGACAGGGAGTTCAGAAGCCAAGGAAAATTCAGCTGCCACTCTTTTCAGCCTCTCAGTTACTGAGGAAAACAAAATCAGGATAGGGAGGTCTGGGGCAATTAGACCACTGGTTGACTTGTTGGGGAACGGAAGCCCTAGGGGGAAGAAAGATGCTGCCACTGCCTTGTTTAATCTTTCCATATTTCATGAAAACAAGGACCGGATTGTGCAAGCTGGTGCTGTGAAACACCTTGTAGAGTTAATGGACCCAGCAGCTGGAATGGTCGACAAGGCTGTGGCTGTTTTAGCAAATCTTGCTACAATACCAGAAGGGAAAGCAGCAATTGGTGATGAAGGTGGGATTCCTGTTTTGGTTGAGGTTATTGAGTTGGGTTCTGTGAGAGGAAAGGAGAATGCTGCAGCGGCTCTTCTACATCTATGCTCATACAATCACAGATATTTAAACAAGGTGCTCCAAGAAGGAGCCGTGCCACCTTTGGTAGCATTGTCACAATCAGGCACCCCAAGGGCCAAAGAAAAG GCCCTTGCGCTCCTTAATCAATTTAGAAGCCAAAGACATGGTGGTGGTGGGAGAGCTTGA
- the LOC137826809 gene encoding LOB domain-containing protein 13-like isoform X2, whose product MFGHQEIDRLDEITKIRAEVEASSQMGRKHFYGPIPGITLNTVTPCAACKLLRRRCAEECPFSPYFSPHEPQKFVAVHKVFGASNVSKMLLEVPEGQRADAANSLVYEANLRLRDPVYGCMGAISALQQQVQSLQAELNAIREEILKYKYREAASLISSNHAALVSSADAISAAIPANSQPQGLSQLPPPPLPKQLPAPPLKPLPSPSVILSSFSSSSTSSVYTPKSSMSLGSISTTENVPYFV is encoded by the exons ATGTTTGGACATCAAGAGATAG ATAGATTAGATGAGATAACAAAAATCAGAGCAGAGGTAGAAGCATCTTCTCAAATGGGAAGGAAGCATTTCTATGGTCCAATTCCTGGGATAACCTTAAACACAGTAACCCCTTGTGCTGCATGCAAGCTTCTGAGAAGAAGGTGTGCTGAAGAATGCCCTTTCTCTCCTTATTTTTCACCACACGAGCCTCAAAAGTTTGTAGCCGTTCACAAAGTGTTTGGTGCAAGCAATGTCTCCAAGATGCTTCTG GAGGTTCCAGAGGGCCAAAGAGCTGATGCAGCAAATAGCCTTGTTTACGAAGCTAACCTGAGGCTAAGAGATCCTGTATACGGATGCATGGGTGCAATATCAGCTTTGCAGCAACAAGTTCAATCTTTACAAGCAGAACTAAATGCAATAAGGGAAGAGATACTAAAATACAAATATAGAGAAGCTGCGAGTCTCATTTCTTCTAATCATGCAGCTTTGGTTTCTTCAGCTGATGCAATATCAGCAGCAATTCCCGCAAACTCACAACCACAAGGTCTTTCtcaacttcctcctcctcctctacCAAAACAATTGCCTGCTCCTCCACTAAAACCATTGCCTTCTCCTTCTGTTATCCTTTCATCCTTCTCTTCATCTTCAACTTCTTCTGTGTACACTCCTAAAAGCTCAATGAGCCTTGGATCCATTTCCACCACTGAAAATGTCCCATACTTTGTTTAG
- the LOC137826748 gene encoding putative pentatricopeptide repeat-containing protein At1g12700, mitochondrial isoform X2, which translates to MAFAFSVVGKILKLGHHPTTITLNTLMKGLCLKGEVNKALNFHDKVLAQGFRLDEISYGILINGVCKIGETRAGIRLLRMIEGGSIKPNLIMYSTIIDSLCKDNLVNEACDLYSEMVVKGISPDVVTYTSLIYGFCIVGQLIKAIGLLNEMVLKNIKPDIYTYSILIDALCKEGKVKETRNVLAVMVKACLKPDVIVWSTLMDGYFLVNEVKHAKHVFYTMTLMGVTPDVHCYSIMIHGLCKIKRVDDAMNLFQEMHQKNMVPDTVTYTSLIAGLCKSGRISYVWDLIDEMHDTGQPLDVITYNNLIDALCKNRHLDKAIEFFNKMKDRGIRPNVYTFTILLDGLCKCGKLKNALEVFLDHLTKGYCLNAKTYTVMINGLCKEGLLDEASALWSKMEDNGCIPDAVTFEIMIRAFFEEDENDKAEKLLYEMIARGLL; encoded by the coding sequence ATGGCCTTCGCTTTCTCTGTGGTGGGCAAGATTCTCAAACTGGGTCATCACCCAACAACCATAACCTTGAACACTCTCATGAAGGGTCTGTGTCTTAAGGGTGAGGTCAACAAAGCGCTGAATTTTCATGACAAGGTATTAGCACAAGGGTTTCGGCTAGATGAGATTAGTTATGGGATTTTGATCAATGGGGTGTGTAAAATAGGAGAAACAAGAGCTGGCATTCGGTTGTTGAGAATGATTGAAGGAGGGTCTATTAAGCCTAATTTAATAATGTACAGCACAATCATTGATAGTCTATGCAAAGATAACCTTGTTAATGAGGCTTGTGATTTATATTCAGAAATGGTTGTCAAGGGAATTTCTCCTGATGTTGTCACTTACACTAGTCTAATATATGGCTTTTGCATTGTGGGTCAACTAATCAAAGCAATTGGATTGTTAAATGAAATGGTATTGAAAAACATTAAACCAGATATTTATACCTATAGTATATTGATTGATGCTTTATGTAAGGAAGGAAAGGTAAAAGAAACTAGAAATGTGTTAGCTGTGATGGTGAAAGCATGTTTGAAACCTGATGTTATTGTTTGGAGTACTTTAATGGATGGGTATTTCTTAGTTAATGAAGTGAAGCATGCAAAACATGTATTCTACACTATGACCCTAATGGGAGTAACTCCTGATGTTCACTGCTATAGTATCATGATTCATGGACTGTGTAAGATTAAAAGAGTGGATGATGCCATGAATCTTTTTCAAGAAATGCATCAGAAAAACATGGTTCCTGATACAGTGACTTATACTTCTCTTATTGCTGGTTTGTGCAAATCAGGAAGAATCTCTTATGTTTGGGATCTTATTGATGAGATGCATGATACAGGTCAACCTCTTGATGTAATCACTTATAATAACTTAATAGATGCTTTATGCAAAAATCGTCATCTTGACAAAGCAATTGAGTTCTTCAACAAAATGAAAGACCGGGGAATTCGGCCAAATGTGTACACATTCACTATACTTCTTGATGGACTTTGTAAATGTGGAAAACTTAAGAATGCACTAGAGGTTTTTCTAGATCATTTGACTAAAGGCTATTGTTTAAATGCCAAAACATATACTGTTATGATCAATGGGCTGTGTAAAGAGGGCTTGCTTGATGAAGCATCGGCCTTATGGTCAAAAATGGAAGACAATGGTTGCATTCCAGATGCTGTGACTTTTGAAATAATGATTCGTGCTTtttttgaagaagatgaaaatgaTAAGGCAGAGAAACTTCTATATGAAATGATTGCTAGAGGCCTATTGTAA
- the LOC137826748 gene encoding putative pentatricopeptide repeat-containing protein At1g12700, mitochondrial isoform X1 has protein sequence MSLSFHFLLLCKLSISVFLFPEAEIVAKRTLVSLTETNQTQKEHNLFSNVGVNKQKMSLARRLRYYLSLSIPKFHPFLQNPISLLCFPSPSTLHSHSQPPLINHLDDAFFHFNHMLHMHPTPPIFQFNKILSSFVNSKHYPTTISLYKQMEFTGIVPDFFTLNILVNCFCHLGQMAFAFSVVGKILKLGHHPTTITLNTLMKGLCLKGEVNKALNFHDKVLAQGFRLDEISYGILINGVCKIGETRAGIRLLRMIEGGSIKPNLIMYSTIIDSLCKDNLVNEACDLYSEMVVKGISPDVVTYTSLIYGFCIVGQLIKAIGLLNEMVLKNIKPDIYTYSILIDALCKEGKVKETRNVLAVMVKACLKPDVIVWSTLMDGYFLVNEVKHAKHVFYTMTLMGVTPDVHCYSIMIHGLCKIKRVDDAMNLFQEMHQKNMVPDTVTYTSLIAGLCKSGRISYVWDLIDEMHDTGQPLDVITYNNLIDALCKNRHLDKAIEFFNKMKDRGIRPNVYTFTILLDGLCKCGKLKNALEVFLDHLTKGYCLNAKTYTVMINGLCKEGLLDEASALWSKMEDNGCIPDAVTFEIMIRAFFEEDENDKAEKLLYEMIARGLL, from the coding sequence ATGTCTCtgtcttttcattttttgttgttgtgtaAGCTCAGCATCAGTGTTTTCCTGTTCCCAGAAGCTGAAATAGTAGCAAAACGAACTTTGGTCTCTCTCACTGAAACCAACCAAACACAAAAAGAACACAATCTTTTCAGTAACGTTGGTGTCAACAAACAAAAAATGTCATTGGCAAGAAGATTAAGGTATTATCTCTCTCTTTCCATTCCCAAATTTCATCCTTTCCTTCAAAACCCCATTTCCCTTCTTTGCTTCCCTTCACCCTCTACTCTCCACTCTCACTCTCAGCCCCCACTCATTAACCATCTTGATGATGCTTTTTTCCATTTCAATCACATGCTGCATATGCATCCTACCCCACCCATCTTCCAATTTAACAAGATTTTAAGTTCCTTTGTGAATTCTAAGCATTACCCCACTACTATTTCTCTCTATAAGCAAATGGAGTTCACTGGAATTGTGCCTGACTTTTTCACTTTGAACATATTGGTTAACTGTTTCTGCCACTTAGGTCAAATGGCCTTCGCTTTCTCTGTGGTGGGCAAGATTCTCAAACTGGGTCATCACCCAACAACCATAACCTTGAACACTCTCATGAAGGGTCTGTGTCTTAAGGGTGAGGTCAACAAAGCGCTGAATTTTCATGACAAGGTATTAGCACAAGGGTTTCGGCTAGATGAGATTAGTTATGGGATTTTGATCAATGGGGTGTGTAAAATAGGAGAAACAAGAGCTGGCATTCGGTTGTTGAGAATGATTGAAGGAGGGTCTATTAAGCCTAATTTAATAATGTACAGCACAATCATTGATAGTCTATGCAAAGATAACCTTGTTAATGAGGCTTGTGATTTATATTCAGAAATGGTTGTCAAGGGAATTTCTCCTGATGTTGTCACTTACACTAGTCTAATATATGGCTTTTGCATTGTGGGTCAACTAATCAAAGCAATTGGATTGTTAAATGAAATGGTATTGAAAAACATTAAACCAGATATTTATACCTATAGTATATTGATTGATGCTTTATGTAAGGAAGGAAAGGTAAAAGAAACTAGAAATGTGTTAGCTGTGATGGTGAAAGCATGTTTGAAACCTGATGTTATTGTTTGGAGTACTTTAATGGATGGGTATTTCTTAGTTAATGAAGTGAAGCATGCAAAACATGTATTCTACACTATGACCCTAATGGGAGTAACTCCTGATGTTCACTGCTATAGTATCATGATTCATGGACTGTGTAAGATTAAAAGAGTGGATGATGCCATGAATCTTTTTCAAGAAATGCATCAGAAAAACATGGTTCCTGATACAGTGACTTATACTTCTCTTATTGCTGGTTTGTGCAAATCAGGAAGAATCTCTTATGTTTGGGATCTTATTGATGAGATGCATGATACAGGTCAACCTCTTGATGTAATCACTTATAATAACTTAATAGATGCTTTATGCAAAAATCGTCATCTTGACAAAGCAATTGAGTTCTTCAACAAAATGAAAGACCGGGGAATTCGGCCAAATGTGTACACATTCACTATACTTCTTGATGGACTTTGTAAATGTGGAAAACTTAAGAATGCACTAGAGGTTTTTCTAGATCATTTGACTAAAGGCTATTGTTTAAATGCCAAAACATATACTGTTATGATCAATGGGCTGTGTAAAGAGGGCTTGCTTGATGAAGCATCGGCCTTATGGTCAAAAATGGAAGACAATGGTTGCATTCCAGATGCTGTGACTTTTGAAATAATGATTCGTGCTTtttttgaagaagatgaaaatgaTAAGGCAGAGAAACTTCTATATGAAATGATTGCTAGAGGCCTATTGTAA
- the LOC137825903 gene encoding tyrosine--tRNA ligase, chloroplastic/mitochondrial codes for MASISVLARSFLFNHSTKRFLGTFKPHSSPFLLQWATKTTKTTCAQQQPLRNVIEILEERGLVESITSDALRAACSSSVKVYCGFDPTAESLHLGNLLGIIVLSWFHRCGHRTVALIGGATARVGDPSGKSVERPVLDPESLEKNTVGISNTIERILGRGQNPNLDSDFSVVIMNNYDWWKEFSLLDFLKRVGKFARVGSMISKESVKKRLESEEGMSFTEFTYQLLQGYDFLYLFQNEGVRVQIGGSDQWGNITVGTELIRKILQGKDAYGLTFPLLLKSDGTKFGKSEDGAIWLSPTFLSPYKFYQYFFSIPDTDVIRFLRILTFLDIEEIVALEREMMKPDYVPNTAQQRLAKEVTLFVHGEDGLAEALQATEALKPGSGTKLDWKSIEGIAEDLPSCSLPYEDVLNLSLVDLSVSSGLFESKSAARRLLKQGGLYLNNSRVDNEGKRIEAADIVDGKVLLLSAGKKNKVLVRIA; via the coding sequence ATGGCCTCCATTTCTGTTTTAGCAAGATCATTTCTTTTCAACCATTCAACCAAACGCTTCTTGGGTACCTTCAAACCCCATTCTTCTCCCTTTCTTCTTCAATGGGCCACAAAAACCACAAAAACTACCTGCGCCCAACAGCAACCTCTCCGCAACGTCATTGAAATCCTCGAAGAACGCGGTCTGGTCGAGTCCATCACCAGCGACGCACTTCGGGCCGCGTGCTCCTCATCGGTCAAGGTCTACTGCGGCTTCGACCCCACCGCGGAGTCTTTGCACCTCGGCAACCTCCTCGGCATCATCGTGCTGTCCTGGTTCCACCGCTGCGGTCACCGCACGGTCGCGTTGATCGGGGGCGCCACCGCCCGCGTGGGCGACCCCTCAGGAAAATCCGTCGAAAGGCCCGTACTTGACCCCGAGTCCTTGGAGAAGAACACGGTGGGTATCTCCAACACCATTGAACGGATTCTGGGTCGCGGTCAAAATCCGAACTTGGATTCTGATTTTTCTGTTGTGATTATGAATAACTATGACTGGTGGAAGGAGTTTAGTTTGTTGGATTTTTTGAAAAGGGTGGGTAAGTTTGCTAGGGTGGGGTCTATGATTTCTAAGGAGAGTGTAAAGAAGAGGTTGGAATCAGAAGAAGGAATGAGTTTCACCGAGTTCACATATCAATTGTTGCAGGGCTATGATTTCTTGTACTTGTTTCAGAATGAGGGTGTACGTGTTCAGATTGGAGGTAGTGATCAATGGGGTAATATAACTGTTGGAACTGAATTGATTAGGAAGATATTGCAGGGGAAAGATGCGTATGGCTTGACATTCCCTCTTCTTTTGAAGAGTGATGGCACTAAGTTTGGAAAGTCTGAGGATGGTGCCATTTGGTTGTCTCCAACGTTTTTGTCTCCCTATAAGTTTTACcagtatttttttagtattccTGATACTGATGTGATTAGGTTTTTGAGGATTCTTACATTTTTAGACATTGAGGAAATAGTTGCCTTGGAAAGGGAGATGATGAAGCCTGACTATGTGCCTAACACCGCACAGCAGAGGCTAGCTAAGGAAGTTACACTGTTTGTTCATGGGGAGGATGGTTTGGCTGAGGCTCTTCAAGCCACTGAGGCGTTGAAGCCGGGGTCAGGGACGAAGTTGGACTGGAAAAGTATTGAGGGGATTGCTGAGGATTTGCCATCTTGTTCTTTGCCTTATGAAGATGTTTTGAATCTGTCATTGGTGGATCTTTCGGTCTCTTCTGGTTTGTTTGAGAGTAAGTCTGCGGCAAGGAGGTTGTTAAAGCAAGGGGGGCTTTACTTAAATAATAGCAGAGTGGATAATGAAGGTAAGAGGATTGAGGCTGCGGATATAGTGGATGGGAAAGTTCTCCTGTTATCAGCTGGCAAAAAGAATAAGGTGCTGGTCAGAATAGCTTGA